A single region of the Ziziphus jujuba cultivar Dongzao chromosome 10, ASM3175591v1 genome encodes:
- the LOC107411437 gene encoding nardilysin-like isoform X2, whose product MGRCVFSSDDIVVKSASDRRLYRVIQLENGLTALIVHDPEIYPDGPPQHSEAEDMECEDDDCDGEESEDCEDEDEEDEDDEEDEGEEDNEVKGKGKGVAAQTKKAAAAMCVGVGSFSDPFEAQGLAHFLEHMLFMGSTDFPDENEYDSYLSKHGGSSNAYTETEHTCYHFEVKREFLKGALRRFSQFFVSPLVKIEAMEREVLAVDSEFNQVLQNDACRLQQLQCHTSAPGHPFNRFFWGNKKSLVDAMEKGINLREQILNLFKEYYHGGLMKLVVIGGESIDVLESWVMELFGNVKKGPQVNLEFKVEAPFWKAGKMYRLEAVKDVHILDLTWSLPCLRKSYLKKPEDYIAHLLGHEGRGSLHSFLKARGWATSLSAGVGDEGMQRSSMGYIFGMSIHLTDSGLEKILEIIGFVYQYIKLLRCDSPQEWIFKELQDIGTMEFRFAEEQPQDDYASELAENLQIYPPEHVIYGDYVYKIWDEEIIKYVLGFFTPENMRIDVVSKSSIKSDGLQCEPWFGSHYTEEDISPSLMDLWRDPPEIDVSLHLPSKNEFIPSDFSIRADNACEDLANIDSPRCILDEPLMKFWYKLDRTFKLPRANTYFRISLKGGYGSVKSCVLMELYVLLLKDELNEIIYQASIAKLETSVSVFGDKLELKIYGFNDKLPVLLSKLLATFKSFLPTSNRFEVIKENMKRTLKNSNMKPLSHSSYLRLQVLCQSFYDVDEKMQVLNDLSVTDLTAFIPELRSQLYFQIEQDLGLESIKMKSLVDLFDEIVEEPLFNQLRTKEQLGYVVECSPRITYRIFGFCFCVQSAEYSPIYLQGRIDNFIDGLEELLEGLDDNSFENYKGGLMAKLLEKDPSLTYETNRFWNQIIDKRYIFDLSKKEAEALKSIHKNDVIDWYKLYLRQSSPNCRRLVIRVWGCNTDMKDAETQTKSTETIKDLAAFKVSSMFYPSLC is encoded by the exons atgggtcGCTGCGTTTTCTCCTCCGACGATATCGTAGTGAAGTCTGCGAGTGATAGGCGATTATACAGAGTTATCCAGCTCGAAAATGGCCTCACTGCATTGATAGTTCATGATCCGGAAATATACCCAGATGGTCCTCCCCAACACAGCGAAGCAGAAGATATGGAGTGTGAGGATGATGATTGTGATGGAGAGGAAAGTGAGGATTGTGAAGATGAAgacgaagaagatgaagatgatgaagaagatgaaggtgAGGAGGATAATGAAGTGAAAGGGAAGGGAAAAGGAGTTGCTGCTCAGACTAAGAAG GCTGCAGCTGCGATGTGTGTCGGAGTAGGCAGCTTTTCTGATCCTTTTGAGGCGCAGGGGCTTGCTCACTTTCTAG AACACATGCTCTTCATGGGGAGTACTGATTTTCCAGATGAAAATGAG TATGATAGTTACTTGTCCAAACATGGAGGGTCATCAAATGCATACACAGAAACAGAACATACCTGCTACCACTTTGAAGTGAAACGGGAGTTTCTTAAGGGTGCCTTGAGAAG ATTCTCTCAGTTCTTCGTTTCACCTTTGGTGAAAATTGAAGCCATGGAACGAGAGGTTCTCGCTGTAGATTCAG AGTTTAACCAGGTTTTGCAAAATGATGCTTGCCGCCTTCAACAACTTCAATGCCATACTTCTGCACCTGGCCACccttttaatagatttttttggg GGAATAAGAAAAGCCTGGTTGATGCAATGGAGAAAGGGATCAACCTGCGGGAACAAATACTGAAtctttttaaagaatattaccatggTGGATTGATGAAGCTAGTTGTCATTGGTGGAg AATCTATTGATGTTCTTGAGAGCTGGGTCATGGAATTGTTTGGTAATGTTAAGAAAGGACCCCAGGTAAATCTGGAGTTCAAAGTGGAAGCTCCCTTTTGGAAAGCTGGAAAAATGTACAGACTAGAGGCTGTTAAAGATGTCCATATCCTTGACTTAACATGGTCATTGCCATGTCTTCGTAAAAGCTATTTGAAGAAACCAGAAGATTATATAGCACATCTCCTTGGGCATG AGGGTCGAGGAAGTTTGCATTCCTTTCTCAAAGCTAGAGGATGGGCAACATCTCTATCTGCTGGTGTTGGGGATGAAGGTATGCAACGGTCATCTATGGGCTATATCTTTGGCATGTCTATACATCTCACAGACTCTGGCTTGGAAAAG ATTTTGGAGATCATTGGCTTTGTTTatcaatatattaaattattgcgTTGTGATTCTCCACAAGAATGGATATTTAAGGAACTCCAGGATATCGGGACCATGGAATTTAGATTTGCAGAGGAGCAGCCTCAAGATGATTATGCTTCTGAACTAGCAG AGAATTTACAAATTTATCCACCAGAGCATGTTATATATGGGGACTATGTCTACAAAATATGGGatgaagaaataataaaatatgttcttGGTTTCTTCACGCCGGAAAACATGAGGATTGATGTGGTATCAAAGTCCTCCATTAAGTCAGATG GTTTGCAATGTGAACCTTGGTTTGGATCACATTATACTGAGGAGGATATTTCACCGTCTTTGATGGATTTGTGGAGGGATCCTCCTGAAATTGATGTTTCATTACATCTGCCTTCAAAGAATGAGTTTATTCCTTCTGATTTTTCCATCCGTGCTGATAATGCATGTGAGGATCTTGCTAACATAGATTCTCCAAGATGTATACTTGATGAACCATTAATGAAGTTCTGGTACAAGCTTGATCGCACTTTCAAACTTCCTCGAGCAAATACGTACTTTCGCATTAGTTTGAAGGGTGGATATGGTAGTGTGAAGAGTTGTGTCCTGATGGAATTATATGTCCTTCTTCTTAAGGATGAGCTGAATGAGATTATATATCAG GCAAGTATTGCCAAGTTGGAAACTTCTGTATCTGTTTTTGGTGATAAACTGGAGCTGAAGATCTATGGTTTCAATGATAAGCTTCCAGTTCTACTGTCCAAACTTCTGGCAACATTCAAAAGTTTCTTGCCAACTAGCAACCGTTTTGAG gttattaaagaaaatatgaagaGAACGTTGAAGAATAGTAATATGAAGCCCCTGAGCCATTCATCATATTTGAGGTTGCAAGTTTTGTGTCAGAGCTTTTATGATGTTGATGAGAAGATGCAAGTTTTGAATGACTTGTCTGTTACTGATCTAACGGCATTCATTCCAGAACTTCGTTCCCAG CTTTATTTCCAAATTGAGCAGGATTTGGGGTTGGAGTCCATTAAAATGAAATCATTGGTAGATCTTTTTGATGAAATTGTAGAAGAACCGCTATTCAATCAGCTACG gacAAAGGAGCAGCTTGGATATGTTGTTGAGTGTAGCCCACGGATAACATATcgtatttttggattttgtttctGTGTCCAATCAGCTGAGTATAGCCCAATCTATCTGCAAGGGAGAATTGACAACTTCATAGATGGTTTGGAAGAACTGTTG GAAGGGCTTGACGATAATTCCTTTGAGAATTATAAGGGCGGGTTGATGGCAAAGTTATTGGAGAAAGATCCATCACTCACATATGAAACCAACAGATTTTGGAACCAGATCATTGATAAAAG ATACATATTTGACTTGTCAAAGAAAGAAGCAGAAGCACTGAAAAGCATTCACAAGAACGATGTAATTGACTGGTATAAATTGTATTTGCGACAATCATCTCCTAATTGTAGGAGACTTGTGATCCGGGTGTGGGGTTGCAACACTGATATGAAAGATGCTGAGACACAAACAAAGTCTACGGAAACCATTAAAGACCTTGCAGCCTTCAAGGTGTCTTCTATGTTCTATCCAAGCTTGTGTTGA
- the LOC107411437 gene encoding nardilysin-like isoform X1, protein MGRCVFSSDDIVVKSASDRRLYRVIQLENGLTALIVHDPEIYPDGPPQHSEAEDMECEDDDCDGEESEDCEDEDEEDEDDEEDEGEEDNEVKGKGKGVAAQTKKAAAAMCVGVGSFSDPFEAQGLAHFLEHMLFMGSTDFPDENEYDSYLSKHGGSSNAYTETEHTCYHFEVKREFLKGALRRFSQFFVSPLVKIEAMEREVLAVDSEFNQVLQNDACRLQQLQCHTSAPGHPFNRFFWGNKKSLVDAMEKGINLREQILNLFKEYYHGGLMKLVVIGGESIDVLESWVMELFGNVKKGPQVNLEFKVEAPFWKAGKMYRLEAVKDVHILDLTWSLPCLRKSYLKKPEDYIAHLLGHEGRGSLHSFLKARGWATSLSAGVGDEGMQRSSMGYIFGMSIHLTDSGLEKILEIIGFVYQYIKLLRCDSPQEWIFKELQDIGTMEFRFAEEQPQDDYASELAENLQIYPPEHVIYGDYVYKIWDEEIIKYVLGFFTPENMRIDVVSKSSIKSDGLQCEPWFGSHYTEEDISPSLMDLWRDPPEIDVSLHLPSKNEFIPSDFSIRADNACEDLANIDSPRCILDEPLMKFWYKLDRTFKLPRANTYFRISLKGGYGSVKSCVLMELYVLLLKDELNEIIYQASIAKLETSVSVFGDKLELKIYGFNDKLPVLLSKLLATFKSFLPTSNRFEVIKENMKRTLKNSNMKPLSHSSYLRLQVLCQSFYDVDEKMQVLNDLSVTDLTAFIPELRSQLYVEGICHGNLLEGEAISISNIFKVNFPVKPLSYEMRHVEQVICLAPGANIVRDVSVKNKMEKNSVVELYFQIEQDLGLESIKMKSLVDLFDEIVEEPLFNQLRTKEQLGYVVECSPRITYRIFGFCFCVQSAEYSPIYLQGRIDNFIDGLEELLEGLDDNSFENYKGGLMAKLLEKDPSLTYETNRFWNQIIDKRYIFDLSKKEAEALKSIHKNDVIDWYKLYLRQSSPNCRRLVIRVWGCNTDMKDAETQTKSTETIKDLAAFKVSSMFYPSLC, encoded by the exons atgggtcGCTGCGTTTTCTCCTCCGACGATATCGTAGTGAAGTCTGCGAGTGATAGGCGATTATACAGAGTTATCCAGCTCGAAAATGGCCTCACTGCATTGATAGTTCATGATCCGGAAATATACCCAGATGGTCCTCCCCAACACAGCGAAGCAGAAGATATGGAGTGTGAGGATGATGATTGTGATGGAGAGGAAAGTGAGGATTGTGAAGATGAAgacgaagaagatgaagatgatgaagaagatgaaggtgAGGAGGATAATGAAGTGAAAGGGAAGGGAAAAGGAGTTGCTGCTCAGACTAAGAAG GCTGCAGCTGCGATGTGTGTCGGAGTAGGCAGCTTTTCTGATCCTTTTGAGGCGCAGGGGCTTGCTCACTTTCTAG AACACATGCTCTTCATGGGGAGTACTGATTTTCCAGATGAAAATGAG TATGATAGTTACTTGTCCAAACATGGAGGGTCATCAAATGCATACACAGAAACAGAACATACCTGCTACCACTTTGAAGTGAAACGGGAGTTTCTTAAGGGTGCCTTGAGAAG ATTCTCTCAGTTCTTCGTTTCACCTTTGGTGAAAATTGAAGCCATGGAACGAGAGGTTCTCGCTGTAGATTCAG AGTTTAACCAGGTTTTGCAAAATGATGCTTGCCGCCTTCAACAACTTCAATGCCATACTTCTGCACCTGGCCACccttttaatagatttttttggg GGAATAAGAAAAGCCTGGTTGATGCAATGGAGAAAGGGATCAACCTGCGGGAACAAATACTGAAtctttttaaagaatattaccatggTGGATTGATGAAGCTAGTTGTCATTGGTGGAg AATCTATTGATGTTCTTGAGAGCTGGGTCATGGAATTGTTTGGTAATGTTAAGAAAGGACCCCAGGTAAATCTGGAGTTCAAAGTGGAAGCTCCCTTTTGGAAAGCTGGAAAAATGTACAGACTAGAGGCTGTTAAAGATGTCCATATCCTTGACTTAACATGGTCATTGCCATGTCTTCGTAAAAGCTATTTGAAGAAACCAGAAGATTATATAGCACATCTCCTTGGGCATG AGGGTCGAGGAAGTTTGCATTCCTTTCTCAAAGCTAGAGGATGGGCAACATCTCTATCTGCTGGTGTTGGGGATGAAGGTATGCAACGGTCATCTATGGGCTATATCTTTGGCATGTCTATACATCTCACAGACTCTGGCTTGGAAAAG ATTTTGGAGATCATTGGCTTTGTTTatcaatatattaaattattgcgTTGTGATTCTCCACAAGAATGGATATTTAAGGAACTCCAGGATATCGGGACCATGGAATTTAGATTTGCAGAGGAGCAGCCTCAAGATGATTATGCTTCTGAACTAGCAG AGAATTTACAAATTTATCCACCAGAGCATGTTATATATGGGGACTATGTCTACAAAATATGGGatgaagaaataataaaatatgttcttGGTTTCTTCACGCCGGAAAACATGAGGATTGATGTGGTATCAAAGTCCTCCATTAAGTCAGATG GTTTGCAATGTGAACCTTGGTTTGGATCACATTATACTGAGGAGGATATTTCACCGTCTTTGATGGATTTGTGGAGGGATCCTCCTGAAATTGATGTTTCATTACATCTGCCTTCAAAGAATGAGTTTATTCCTTCTGATTTTTCCATCCGTGCTGATAATGCATGTGAGGATCTTGCTAACATAGATTCTCCAAGATGTATACTTGATGAACCATTAATGAAGTTCTGGTACAAGCTTGATCGCACTTTCAAACTTCCTCGAGCAAATACGTACTTTCGCATTAGTTTGAAGGGTGGATATGGTAGTGTGAAGAGTTGTGTCCTGATGGAATTATATGTCCTTCTTCTTAAGGATGAGCTGAATGAGATTATATATCAG GCAAGTATTGCCAAGTTGGAAACTTCTGTATCTGTTTTTGGTGATAAACTGGAGCTGAAGATCTATGGTTTCAATGATAAGCTTCCAGTTCTACTGTCCAAACTTCTGGCAACATTCAAAAGTTTCTTGCCAACTAGCAACCGTTTTGAG gttattaaagaaaatatgaagaGAACGTTGAAGAATAGTAATATGAAGCCCCTGAGCCATTCATCATATTTGAGGTTGCAAGTTTTGTGTCAGAGCTTTTATGATGTTGATGAGAAGATGCAAGTTTTGAATGACTTGTCTGTTACTGATCTAACGGCATTCATTCCAGAACTTCGTTCCCAG CTATATGTTGAGGGCATTTGCCATGGCAATTTATTGGAGGGGGAAGCAATTAGcatctcaaatatatttaaagtaaATTTTCCTGTAAAACCGCTCTCATATGAAATGAGACATGTAGAACAAGTTATCTGTCTTGCTCCTGGTGCTAATATTGTTAGAGATGTCAGTGTAAAGAATAAGATGGAAAAGAACTCTGTGGTTGAG CTTTATTTCCAAATTGAGCAGGATTTGGGGTTGGAGTCCATTAAAATGAAATCATTGGTAGATCTTTTTGATGAAATTGTAGAAGAACCGCTATTCAATCAGCTACG gacAAAGGAGCAGCTTGGATATGTTGTTGAGTGTAGCCCACGGATAACATATcgtatttttggattttgtttctGTGTCCAATCAGCTGAGTATAGCCCAATCTATCTGCAAGGGAGAATTGACAACTTCATAGATGGTTTGGAAGAACTGTTG GAAGGGCTTGACGATAATTCCTTTGAGAATTATAAGGGCGGGTTGATGGCAAAGTTATTGGAGAAAGATCCATCACTCACATATGAAACCAACAGATTTTGGAACCAGATCATTGATAAAAG ATACATATTTGACTTGTCAAAGAAAGAAGCAGAAGCACTGAAAAGCATTCACAAGAACGATGTAATTGACTGGTATAAATTGTATTTGCGACAATCATCTCCTAATTGTAGGAGACTTGTGATCCGGGTGTGGGGTTGCAACACTGATATGAAAGATGCTGAGACACAAACAAAGTCTACGGAAACCATTAAAGACCTTGCAGCCTTCAAGGTGTCTTCTATGTTCTATCCAAGCTTGTGTTGA
- the LOC107411598 gene encoding uncharacterized protein LOC107411598 isoform X1: MDVDVSRWILEFLLRKCDDDGVVKKALKVIPFPNDESRLKKVVLLRAIESEVSEASVSEKILENLEMLEELDQREGTDTLDSMKAAYCAVALECTAKYLSASKPGKYFEAVRRIWRGRVSHMERSGKSRLLTEELKKNGEEVEAAIWDANVSKKLCRMNTRNEALGLLSVYLGEAWALMGPSFIEWAARLSIKDKGVDGSGVEEGIGDGVDRDRGDVDNGGNAKDGGHEVGAQSNVGVEVPEQVVVDSPERCAESGLNGLLELAVQFENRVDGNGNVSDHNPAAKKEVTTPKDKETRKENVGLRCKHVAAHRRHRGPARITNGGDLDPEALCNKDDSLSSADVNKARQSLKSSRMELLAVVTDPLPEAIQRSEIIISNLATKNVNHEPSLQNEGRKDLDESNSSVDKNAETIQPSDINVGDPSCSHQKNNVPRPTLMERNSTAQTYEWDDSIDGSPERNRLHLPSPKRKISSPLQKYEMTKIAKRRKIKKWSLVEEETLRDGVKKFGKGNWKLILNCYRDVFEERTEVDLKDKWRNMSRY; encoded by the exons ATGGACGTCGACGTTTCTCGGTGGATTCTGGAATTTCTTCTCCGGAAATGCGACGACGACGGTGTTGTCAAGAAAGCGCTCAAAGTAATTCCCTTCCCGAACGACGAGTCACGCTTGAAGAAGGTCGTACTTCTCAGAGCCATCGAATCCGAGGTGTCGGAAGCTTCGGTGAGCGAAAAAATCCTCGAGAACTTGGAGATGTTAGAGGAACTAGATCAGAGAGAAGGCACAGATACACTAGACTCCATGAAAGCCGCGTACTGTGCAGTGGCATTGGAGTGTACGGCCAAATATCTAAGTGCGAGCAAACCGGGTAAATATTTTGAAGCCGTGAGGCGGATTTGGAGAGGAAGGGTCTCTCACATGGAGAGATCTGGCAAGAGCCGCCTGTTAACGGAGGAGTTGAAGAAGAACGGTGAAGAGGTTGAAGCGGCAATTTGGGATGCTAACGTTTCCAAGAAGCTGTGTAGAATGAACACCAGGAACGAAGCTCTCGGATTGCTCAGTGTTTATTTAGGAGAGGCGTGGGCTTTAATGGGTCCCTCGTTCATTGAATGGGCAGCAAGATTGAGTATCAAGGATAAAGGAGTTGACGGTTCAGGAGTTGAAGAGGGGATTGGTGACGGAGTTGATAGGGATCGAGGTGATGTCGATAATGGTGGGAATGCGAAGGATGGTGGTCATGAGGTGGGTGCGCAATCCAATGTAGGAGTAGAAGTGCCGGAGCAGGTGGTAGTGGATTCGCCGGAGCGGTGCGCGGAATCGGGTTTGAATGGTCTTCTTGAATTGGCTGTTCAATTCGAGAACCGGGTGGATGGGAATGGGAATGTGTCTGATCACAACCCCGCGGCCAAGAAAGAAGTGACTACGCCTAAAGATAAAG AAACCCGAAAGGAAAATGTGGGGCTTAGATGCAAACATGTTGCAGCCCACCGACGCCACAGAGGTCCAGCCAGAATTACTAATGGTGGGGATTTGGACCCTGAGGCACTCTGCAACAAGGATGATTCCTTATCTAGTGCTGACGTTAACAAAGCACGTCAATCACTTAAATCTAGCCGTATGGAGTTACTCGCAGTAGTGACGGACCCACTTCCGGAGGCGATACAAAGGTCTGAAATTATAATTTCTAATTTGGCAACAAAAAATGTGAATCATGAGCCTTCTTTGCAAAATGAAGGTCGAAAGGACTTAGACGAATCAAATTCATCTGTTGACAAGAATGCTGAAACTATTCAACCTAGTGATATCAATGTTGGAGATCCATCCTGCAGTCATCAGAAGAATAATGTTCCTCGTCCTACCTTGATGGAACGTAATAGCACTGCCCAGACTTATGAG TGGGATGATTCCATTGATGGCTCGCCTGAAAGAAATAGACTTCACCTTCCCAGTCCAAAGAGGAAGATAAGTTCTCCTTTGCAAAAGTATGAAATGACAAAAATTGCTAAACGgagaaaaattaagaaatggAGCTTGGTCGAAGAAGAGACATTAAGGGATGGTGTAAAAAA GTTTGGTAAAGGGAACTGGAAACTCATCTTGAACTGTTATCGTGATGTATTTGAAGAGAGAACGGAG GTTGATTTGAAGGATAAATGGAGGAACATGTCGCGGTATTGA
- the LOC107411598 gene encoding uncharacterized protein LOC107411598 isoform X2, translating into MDVDVSRWILEFLLRKCDDDGVVKKALKVIPFPNDESRLKKVVLLRAIESEVSEASVSEKILENLEMLEELDQREGTDTLDSMKAAYCAVALECTAKYLSASKPGKYFEAVRRIWRGRVSHMERSGKSRLLTEELKKNGEEVEAAIWDANVSKKLCRMNTRNEALGLLSVYLGEAWALMGPSFIEWAARLSIKDKGVDGSGVEEGIGDGVDRDRGDVDNGGNAKDGGHEVGAQSNVGVEVPEQVVVDSPERCAESGLNGLLELAVQFENRVDGNGNVSDHNPAAKKEVTTPKDKETRKENVGLRCKHVAAHRRHRGPARITNGGDLDPEALCNKDDSLSSADVNKARQSLKSSRMELLAVVTDPLPEAIQRSEIIISNLATKNVNHEPSLQNEGRKDLDESNSSVDKNAETIQPSDINVGDPSCSHQKNNVPRPTLMERNSTAQTYEVW; encoded by the exons ATGGACGTCGACGTTTCTCGGTGGATTCTGGAATTTCTTCTCCGGAAATGCGACGACGACGGTGTTGTCAAGAAAGCGCTCAAAGTAATTCCCTTCCCGAACGACGAGTCACGCTTGAAGAAGGTCGTACTTCTCAGAGCCATCGAATCCGAGGTGTCGGAAGCTTCGGTGAGCGAAAAAATCCTCGAGAACTTGGAGATGTTAGAGGAACTAGATCAGAGAGAAGGCACAGATACACTAGACTCCATGAAAGCCGCGTACTGTGCAGTGGCATTGGAGTGTACGGCCAAATATCTAAGTGCGAGCAAACCGGGTAAATATTTTGAAGCCGTGAGGCGGATTTGGAGAGGAAGGGTCTCTCACATGGAGAGATCTGGCAAGAGCCGCCTGTTAACGGAGGAGTTGAAGAAGAACGGTGAAGAGGTTGAAGCGGCAATTTGGGATGCTAACGTTTCCAAGAAGCTGTGTAGAATGAACACCAGGAACGAAGCTCTCGGATTGCTCAGTGTTTATTTAGGAGAGGCGTGGGCTTTAATGGGTCCCTCGTTCATTGAATGGGCAGCAAGATTGAGTATCAAGGATAAAGGAGTTGACGGTTCAGGAGTTGAAGAGGGGATTGGTGACGGAGTTGATAGGGATCGAGGTGATGTCGATAATGGTGGGAATGCGAAGGATGGTGGTCATGAGGTGGGTGCGCAATCCAATGTAGGAGTAGAAGTGCCGGAGCAGGTGGTAGTGGATTCGCCGGAGCGGTGCGCGGAATCGGGTTTGAATGGTCTTCTTGAATTGGCTGTTCAATTCGAGAACCGGGTGGATGGGAATGGGAATGTGTCTGATCACAACCCCGCGGCCAAGAAAGAAGTGACTACGCCTAAAGATAAAG AAACCCGAAAGGAAAATGTGGGGCTTAGATGCAAACATGTTGCAGCCCACCGACGCCACAGAGGTCCAGCCAGAATTACTAATGGTGGGGATTTGGACCCTGAGGCACTCTGCAACAAGGATGATTCCTTATCTAGTGCTGACGTTAACAAAGCACGTCAATCACTTAAATCTAGCCGTATGGAGTTACTCGCAGTAGTGACGGACCCACTTCCGGAGGCGATACAAAGGTCTGAAATTATAATTTCTAATTTGGCAACAAAAAATGTGAATCATGAGCCTTCTTTGCAAAATGAAGGTCGAAAGGACTTAGACGAATCAAATTCATCTGTTGACAAGAATGCTGAAACTATTCAACCTAGTGATATCAATGTTGGAGATCCATCCTGCAGTCATCAGAAGAATAATGTTCCTCGTCCTACCTTGATGGAACGTAATAGCACTGCCCAGACTTATGAG GTTTGGTAA
- the LOC107411577 gene encoding non-specific lipid-transfer protein 1-like yields the protein MAKFAVGEVAFVGLIACMLVCASPRVDAKITCLQVTNWLTPCISYGVMGGSVPMECCTGIHELNAAYKTIEDIRKACSCVQNGAAMSPGVDYDRINELPGKCSSNFPYRVYPDTDCSKVGFALSEQSSK from the exons ATGGCTAAGTTTGCAGTTGGAGAGGTGGCATTTGTGGGGTTGATAGCTTGCATGTTGGTATGTGCATCTCCTCGAGTTGATGCAAAAATAACGTGCCTTCAGGTCACCAACTGGCTGACACCGTGCATCAGCTATGGAGTGATGGGAGGGTCGGTGCCAATGGAATGCTGTACTGGAATTCATGAACTGAATGCTGCTTACAAGACCATAGAGGATATCAGAAAAGCTTGCAGTTGTGTTCAAAATGGTGCTGCTATGAGTCCTGGAGTTGACTATGATCGTATTAATGAGCTTCCTGGAAAATGTAGCTCTAATTTTCCCTACAGAGTCTATCCCGATACCGATTGCTCTAA GGTAGGTTTTGCACTGTCTGAGCAAAGCTCAAAGTAA
- the LOC107411574 gene encoding non-specific lipid-transfer protein 1, with protein sequence MAKFAVREMALVVVIACMLVSASPRVGATITCLQVTNWLTPCISYGVMGGTVAPECCTGIHELNAAYKTTEDIRKACSCVKDGAAMIPGLDYDRINEIPGKCNTKCPYKVYPDTDCSKVG encoded by the exons ATGGCTAAGTTTGCAGTCCGAGAGATGGCATTGGTGGTGGTGATAGCATGCATGTTAGTCTCTGCATCTCCTCGAGTTGGTGCAACGATAACGTGCCTGCAGGTGACCAACTGGCTGACACCCTGCATCAGCTATGGAGTGATGGGAGGGACGGTGGCACCAGAATGCTGTACCGGAATTCATGAACTGAATGCTGCTTACAAGACTACAGAGGATATCAGGAAAGCTTGCAGTTGTGTTAAAGATGGTGCTGCTATGATCCCTGGACTTGACTATGATCGTATCAATGAGATTCCAGGAAAATGTAACACTAAATGTCCCTACAAAGTCTATCCTGACACCGATTGCTCTAA GGTTGGTTAA